The following nucleotide sequence is from Pseudonocardia abyssalis.
GGCGGTCAGCAGCCCGGCTACGGCCAGCCCGGTTACGACCAGGGCTACGGCCAGCAGCAGCCCGGTTACGGCCAGCAGGGCTACGACCAGGGCTACGGCCAGCAGCAGGGCTACGGCCAGCAGCAGGGTTACGACCAGGGCTACGGCCAGCAGCAGGGCTACGGCCAGCAGCAGGGTTACGACCAGGGCTACGGCCAGCAGCAGGGCTACGGCCAGCAGGGCTACTCCGCCACGCTGAGCCTCGACGACGGCTCGGGCCGCAACTACGAGCTCACCCAGGGCAGCCACGTGATCGGCCGTGGCCAGGAGTCGGCTTTCCGCCTTCCGGACACCGGCGTGTCGCGCCGCCATCTGGAGGTCAGCTGGGATGGTCAGTCGGCCACGCTCACCGACCTCGGCTCCACCAACGGCACCACCGTGAACGGCAACCCGGTGCAGACGTGGCAGCTCAACGACGGCGACGTCATCCGGGTCGGGCACTCGAGCCTGGTCTTCCGGACCCAGTAGTCGTTCCTCAAGATCCCAGAACGGAGTTCGCCGCGAGTGCCGGAGTTGGTGCTGCAGCTGACCAGGGCGGGCTTCCTCGCCCTCCTCTGGCTGTTCGTGCTGGTCGCGCTCCGGGTGGTGCGGTCGGATCTGTATGCCGCGTCCGGGCTCCGGTCGATGCTGCCCGGAGGCGGTCGTGCGGCACCCCGTGGCGGGAGCCGGGGCCGCATGCCCCGGCAACTGCTCGTCACGGCGGGCGCGCTGGCGGGTACCCGGGTGTCGTTGGAGGACTCCCGGCCGATCCTCATCGGCCGGGCCGACGACTCCACCCTGGTGCTCGACGACGACTACGCCTCGACCCGTCACGCACGCATCTCCCTGCAGGGTGAGGAGTGGTACGTCGAGGATCTCGGGTCGACGAACGGGACCTACCTCGACCGGGCTAAGGTCACCGGACCCACCCGGGTCCCCCTGGGAGTCCCTGTCCGCATCGGCAAGACGGTGATCGAGCTCCGATCATGAACCGGTTCCCTTCCGGGCCCGCCGACCGAGCCGCCGGAGCCGCCTGATGACGCTGGTCCTGCGCTACTCGGCCCGTAGCGACCGCGGGCTCGTCCGGCAGAACAACCAGGACGCGGTCTACGCCGGTCCCCGGCTGCTGGCACTCGCCGACGGCATGGGCGGTCACGCCGCGGGCGAGGTCGCCTCCTCCCTGGTGATCTCCGCGCTGGCCCCGCTCGACGAGGACGACCCCGGCGACGACCTGCTCCGCGAGCTGCGCGACGCCACCGTCGAGGGCAACGCCGCGATCACCCAGCACGTCCAGGAGGCCCCCGACCTGGAGGGCATGGGCACCACGCTCACCGCCATCCTGTTCGCCGGATCGCGCCTGGGCCTGGTCCACATCGGCGACTCCCGCGCCTACCAGCTCCGCGCCGGCACCTTCACCCAGATCACCAAGGACGACACGTTCGTCCAGTCGCTGATCGACGAGGGCCGGATCACCGAGGAGGAGGCGCACACGCACCCGCAGCGCTCGCTGTTGCTGCGCGCCATCACCGGCCAGGACATCGACCCGTCGCTGACGATCCGCGAGGCCCGTGCGGGCGACCGCTACCTGCTGTGCTCCGACGGCCTGTCCGGCGTGGTGAGCGACGAGACTCTGGCCGACACGCTGCGCGGCTACCGCGACCCCCGCGAGTGCGCCGACCGGATGATCGACCTGGCACTGCGCGGCGGCGGGCCCGACAACATCACCTGCATCGTCGCCGACGTCCTCGACATCGAGTTCGGCGAGGACGCCCCGATCGTCGGCGGCGCCGCGGGCGACGGCCGCGACGACGAGGTCGCCCGGCCCGACTCCTCGGCCGCCCGGGCGTCGGCCGCCACCCTGACCCGCCCGGCCCCGCAGCGCGTCGCACCCGCCGCGCAGGCACCCGCGGCGCCGCGCTCCCGGGTGCGGCTCGTCGTCGCCGCGGTGGCGGTGCTGGTCGTGCTCGTCGGCGGCGGGTTCCTCGCCCGCGTATGGGTGCTGCAGCAGTACTACGTGGGCGCCGACACCGACCGCGTCACGATCTTCCAGGGCGTACAGGGCGACGTGCTGGGCGTGCCGCTGCACACCGTCGCCGAGCGCACCGACATCGCGCTCGACGACCTGCCCGAGTCCGACCGCTCCCTGGTCCGCGGCGGCATCGACGCGGCGGGCATCGAGGGCGCCCAGGGCGTCGTCGAGCGGCTGCGCACGAAGATGCTCGAGCCCTGCCCGGCGCCCACCGTGCCGGCGCCGGAGACCGCGCTCGTGCCGACGCTGCCCGACGTGACCTTCCCCGACTACGGCACCACTCCGCTGCCGAGCGTGCCGCCCGAGCCGGGGATCAACTGCCGGCCGGTGGGCTGACGTGGCGGTGGTGGGCGAGGCGCGGGACCAGGCGGGTCCGCCGACCGGCCGCACGATCGAGCTCGTGCTGCTGGCGTTCGCGGCGGTGCTGGTCACCGGCGCGCTGATCCTCGTCGAGGCCAACCAGGAGCAGACGCTCACCGTCGACCTGCTGCTCATCGGCGCGGCCTACCTGGCGCTGCTGGTGGCGGCCCACATCGCCGTGCGCCGGCTCGCGCCGTACGCCGACCCGCTCATCCTGCCCGCGGTGGCCCTGCTCAACGGGCTCGGCCTGGTCATGATCTACCGGCTCGACCTGGCCAAGGCCGACCGCGCGGTCGCGCTGGGCAACGACCTGCCGACGCTGCTGTGGCCCCGCCAGGTCGCCTGGACCGGCGTCGGACTGCTGCTGTTCGTCGGCGTGCTGTGGATCGTCCGCGACCACCGCAAGCTCGCCGCGTACGCCTACACCGCCGGGTTCGCCGGGCTGATCCTGCTCGCGCTGCCGGGCGTGCTGCCGTCGTCGATCTCCGAGGTCAACGGCGCGAAGATCTGGCTGCGGCTGGGCATCTTCTCGATCCAGCCCGGCGAGTTCGCGAAGATCCTTCTGATCATCTTCTTCGCCGCGTTCCTCGTGCAGAAACGTGACCTGTTCTCCACGGCGGGTCGTCGCTTCCTCGGCATGGAGCTCCCCCGGGCCCGCGATCTCGCGCCGCTGCTCGTCGCGTGGGCGTTCTCGGTCGGGGTCCTCGTGCTCGAGCGCGACCTCGGCACCTCGCTGCTGTTCTTCGGCATCGTCCTGGTGCTGCTCTACACCGCCACCGAGCGCGTCTCCTGGATGCTCATCGGGCTGTCCTTCTTCGCCGCGGGCGGGTTCGTCGCCTACCAGCTGTTCGGCCACGTCCGCACCCGTGTGCAGATCTGGATCGACCCGTTCGCCGACTTCGACGGCGCCGGCTTCCAGATCGGGCAGGCGCTGTTCGGGCTGGGTACCGGTGGGCTCGGCGGCACGGGGTTGGGCGCGGGCCGCCCGGAGCTGGTGCCCTTCGCCGAGAGCGACTTCATGCTGTCCTCGCTCGGCGAGGAGCTGGGTCTGATCGGGCTCGCCGCGATCATGGTGATCTACCTGGTGCTGATCACCCGCGGGCTGCGCAGCGCGCTCGCCGTGCGCGACAGCTTCGGCAAGCTGCTGGCCACCGGGCTCGCCTTCACGCTCGCGCTGCAGGTGTTCATCGTCGCGGGCGGGGCGTCCAAGCTGATCCCGTTGACGGGCCTGACGCTGCCGTTCCTGTCCTACGGTGGCAGCTCGCTCGTCGCCAACTACGCCCTCGTCGCTCTGCTGCTGCGGATCTCCAACGCCGCCCGCGCGCCCCTGCCGCGCCGCCCGGCCACGCCGCTGCCGCCGATCGCGGAGGCCGGCACCGAGCTGGTGGAGCGTCCCTCGTGAACACTCCCGTCCGCCGCATCGCCATCGCCGTGATGGCGATGATCCTGCTGCTCATGGCCAACCTGACCTACATCCAGGTGGTCAAGGCCGGCGACTACCGCACCGACCAGCGCAACCAGCGCGTCCTGCTCGCCGAGTACTCGCGCCAGCGCGGGCAGATCAGCGCGGAGGGGCAGGTGCTGGCCCGCAGCGTCGAGACCGAGGGGCAGTACCCCTACCAGCGCGAGTACCCCGACGGCTCGGCGTTCGCCTCCGTCACCGGGTACTACTCGCTCGTCTACAGCGCGGGCGGGCTGGAGCGCGCGGCCAACGACGTGCTCAACGGCAGCGACGACCGCCTGTTCACGCGCCGCCTCTCCGACCTGATCACCGGTCGCGACCCGAGCGGTGGCAACGTCGTCACCACGATCGACCCGGCGGTGCAGCAGGCGGCCTACGACGCACTGTCCGACGCCGGCTACACCGGCGCGGTCGTGGCGCTGCAGCCGGCCACGGGGGCGATCCTGGCGATGGCGTCGACGCCGTCCTACGACCCGAACCCGCTGGCGTCGCAGAGTGCCCAGACCCAGCAGGACGCGTGGGCGGAGTACACCGCGGCCGACCCGCCGGTGCTCACCAACCGCGCGATCCAGGAGATCTACCCTCCCGGGTCGACGTTCAAGCTGATCGACGTCGCCGCGGCGCTGGAGAGCGGCCGCTACACCCCCGACAGCCAGCTCACCGCGGCGTCGAGCATCACCCTCGCCGACACCGCGACGCCGCTGCAGAACTTCAACGGCAACGCCTGCGGCACCGCGGCGACCGCGTCCCTGCGCGAGGCGCTGCAGCGCTCGTGCAACACCGCGTTCGCCGAGCTCGCCCAGCAGCTGGGCGAACAGGCCATCCGCGACCAGGCCGAGGCGTTCGGGATCGGCACCGAGGACATCGCGATCCCGATGGGCGTCGTCCCGTCCACGATCGGCGACATCGAGAGCACCGCGGCGCTGCAGCAGACGAGCATCGGGCAGCGCGACGTCGCGCTCACCCCGCTGCAAAACGCGATGGTCGTCGCCGCCATCGCCAACGACGGGCGCCTGATGGCCCCGTACCTGATCTCGGAGATCCAGGGCCAGGACCTGGAGACCCTCGACACCACCGAGCCCGACCAGCTCGGCCAGTCCGTCAGCCCCGGCGTCGCACAGACGCTCACCGACCTGATGGTCAACAACGAGAACAGCTACACGGGCGCCGGCAAGATCCGCGGCGTCCAGATCGCGGCCAAGACCGGCACCGCCGAGCACGGCGCCGACCCCAAGTCGACGCCACCACACGTCTGGTACGTCGCGTTCGCCCCCGCCGAGAACCCGCAGGTCGCCGTCGCCGTGCTGGTGGAGTCCGGCGGCGACCGCAACAACCTCGCCGCCACCGGTGGCGCCGTCGCGGCCCCGATCGGCCGCGCGGTGATCGGCGCGGCACTGCGGGGATCCCAGTGACGGGCGTACCGGCGACGGGCATGCCAGTGACGGGCCGGCGCCGGTGAGGGCGTTCGCGGCCGGCGTGCTCATCGCCGACCGGTACCAGCTCGACCGGCGCATCGCCGTCGGCGGGATGGGCGAGGTGTGGGAGGCCTCCGACACGAGGCTCGGGCGCAGCGTGGCGGTCAAGGTGCTGCGACCGGAGCTCTCCGACGACGAGGAGTTCCTGCACCGGTTCCGGATCGAGGCGCGCACGGTCGCGTCGCTGGACCACACCGGCATCGCCGCGGTGCACGACTACGGCGAGGACGACCCGTCCGACAGCGGGCGGCGCACCGCGTACCTGGTGATGGAGCTGGTGCGCGGCGAACCGCTGTCCGCCGTCATCGCCCGCGGCCCGATCGACACCGCCGAGACGCTGCGGATCATCGAGGAGACGGCCCGCGCGCTGCAGGCCGCGCACGAGCGCGGTTTCGTGCACCGTGACGTCAAGCCGGGCAACATCCTCGTCCGCACCGACGGCCTCATCAAGATCACCGACTTCGGGATCGCGAAGGCCGCCGACGCCGTGCCGGTCACGCGCTCGGGCATGGTGATGGGCACCGCCCACTACATCGCCCCCGAGCAGGCCAGCGGCGCCGAGGCCGGGCCGGCGGGCGACGTGTACTCGCTCGGGATCGTCGGCTACGAGTGCCTCGCCGGGCACCGGCCGTTCCGCGCCGACAGCGCCGTGGCCGTCGCGATGATGCAGGTGCGCGACGAGCCGCCGCCGCTGCCGGACACGATCCCGCTGAAGGCGCGCGAGCTGATCGAGTCGGTGCTGGTCAAGGACCCGACGCAGCGCTACGCCACCGGCGGGGAGTTCGCCGAGGCCGTGGCCGCCGTCCGCCGGGGCGAGGCGATGCCGGTGCCGTCCGGGTTCACACCGCACGGCGGGTCCGCCGCCGTGGAGCCGCACACCCGCCGCACCGCCGCCGCGCCGCCACCCGCGTTCGAGCCCGACGAGCGGTACGCACCCGAGCGGTACGCCGGGCCCGACCCGTACCGCGTCGAGGAGCAGCGACACGACGACGGCGAGAGCGACGTCTACATCGGCGACCAGCCCTACACACCCGCCCGCCGGCCCGCGCCGTCGACGGAACCGCTGCGGCTCCAGCCCACCGCCGGGCCGGGTCGCGGGTTGCTGATCGTCCTGTTCGTCCTGTTGACCGTCGCCGCCGTGGTGTTCGGAATCTTCGTGCTCCGCGCTCTCGGCGGGGACGACCCCGGCACGGGCGCGGGGGTCCGGATCGTGGCGTCCGTGGGGGCGGCGTCCACCCCGGTGATCGACAACGAAGTCGTCCGGTGAGCCCGCACAACCCGCCGACCGGCGCTCGGATGGTCGGCGGTACACCCCGGACGCACACCGCGCCCGGCATGATGACCTCGTCCACACGAACCTCCCAGAGGGCGCGATGACCACCCCCCGACTGTTGTCCGAGCGCTACGAGCTGGGCGAGACGCTCGGCTACGGCGGCATGTCCGAGGTCCACCACGGGCTCGACACGCGGCTGGGCCGCGACGTCGCCATCAAGGTGCTGCGCGCCGACCTCGCGCGCGACCCGCAGTTCCAGATGCGCTTCCGGCGCGAGGCGCAGAACGCCGCGGCGCTCAACCACCCCGCGATCGTCGCCGTGTACGACACCGGCGAGGTGCAGAGCGAGTCCGGGCCGCTGCCCTACATCGTCATGGAGTACGTCGACGGACAGACGCTGCGCGACATCGTGAAGACCACCGGGCCGATGAGCCAGCAGCGGGTCATCGAGGTGATGGCCGACGTCTGCGCCGCCCTCGACTTCAGCCACCGCCACCAGATCATCCACCGCGACGTCAAACCGGCGAACATCATGATCAACAACGCCGGCGCGGTGAAGGTGATGGACTTCGGCATCGCCCGCGCGCTCGGCGAGGGCCAGAACGTCACGCAGACGGCGGCCGTCATCGGCACCGCGCAGTACCTCTCGCCCGAGCAGGCGCGCGGCGAGGCCGTCGACGCCCGGTCCGACGTGTACGCCGCCGGGTGCGTGCTCTTCGAGTTGCTCACCGGGGAACCGCCGTTCACCGGTGACACCCCCGTCGCGGTCGCCTACCAGCATGTGCGCGAGGACCCGCGCCACCCGTCGGAGCTGAACCCCTCGATCCCCGCCGCGCTCGACTCCGTCGCGCTCAAGGCGCTGTCGAAGAACCCGGCCAACCGCTACCAGTCCGCCGCCGAGATGCGGTCGGACCTCGTCCGCGTCCGCAGCGGACAGGCGCCGATGGCACCCGCCGTCATGAGCGAGGACGAGCGCACCGCGATGCTCGCCAGCCAGACCGGCCCGACGCGGCGGGTCAACGGCGGCGGCCGGCACACGATGCCGCCGTCGGCCCCGGCCTACTACGACGACGAGGTGTCGCGCCGCAACACCGGCCGCATCGTCGGGATCGCCGCGGCCGTGGCCGTCGCGCTGGCCCTGATCGGCTTCGTGGCCTACCAGATCTTCGGGGGCCCGGCCGCGCCGGAGCAGTTCGCCATGCCCGACGTCGTGGGACAGGAGCAGGAGGCGGCCCGGACCGCTCTGATCAACGCGGGCCTCAACCCGACCGTCCAGCCCGAGGAGTCGTCGGTCGAGGACCAGGGCCGCGTCGTGCGCACCGACCCCGCCGCGGCCACCCAGGTCGAGGAGCGGCGGGCGGTCACGCTCTTCGTCGGGTCCGGACCCGCCGTCGCCGCCGTACCGCCGCTGGCCGGGCTGTCGCTCGCCGACGCCCAGACGGCGCTGGCCGCCCGCGGCCTCACCCTGGGCGAGCAGACACCCGAGGAGACCGCCGACGAGGCGCTGATCGACAAGATCATCCGCTCGACGCCGGCGGCAGGTGCGGACGCACCCGGCGGCAGCGCGGTGGCCGTCGTCGTCGGCACGCGCCCCACCACCATCGCGGTGCCGTCGGTGAGCGGCCAGAGCCGTGACCAGGCCACCCAGACGCTGGAGGCGGCGGGCTTCCAGGTCGGCGAGACCGAGGTCGACGGCGGCGGCAGCAGCGGCGACGTGCTCGGGACCAACCCGGCGGCGGGCACCCAGGCCGCACCGGGTTCCACCGTCACGCTGCAGCTCTCCCGCGGCAACCAGGCCACGGTGCCCAACCTCGTCGGCCTCGACCGCAACGACGCCCTGCGCGCGATCCAGGCGGCCGGGATCAGCCTGAGCGACGTCGACCAACGCGAGCGCGGCGTCAGCGACTCGTCGCAGGACGGCCGGGTGATCGAGCAGTCGATCTCGGAGGGGCAGCCCTTCGAGGACGGTGACGAGCTCGTCATCACGATCGGCGACGCCGGGGGCGGGTTCTTCGGCGGGAACTGAGTCGCGCGCCAGGGCACACTGGTACCCATGCGCGTGCTGGTGATCGACAATTACGACAGCTTCGTCTACAACCTCGTCCAGTACCTCGCCCAGCTCGGTGCGGAGACGACGGTGCGCCGCAACGACGAGGTCGACCTCGACGAGCTCGGTGACGTCGACGGTGTGCTGGTCAGCCCCGGCCCGGGAGTGCCGGAGCGGGCGGGCGTCAGCGTCGAGGCGATCCGGCACTGCGCCGACCGCGAGCTGCCGCTGCTGGGCGTGTGCCTGGGTCACCAGGCCATCGGCCTGGCGTGGGGCGGGGTCGTGGAGCGGGCGCCCGAGCTGCTGCACGGCAAGACGTCGCTGGTGCACCACGAGGGGGCCGGGGTGCTCGCCGGACTGCCCGACCCGTTCGTCGCCACGCGGTACCACTCGCTGTCGATCCGCCCCGACACCCTGCCCGCCGAGCTGGAGGTCACCGGCCGCACCGAGAGCGGCGTGATCATGGCCGTACGGCACCGGTCGCTGCCGATCGAGGGCGTGCAGTTCCACCCGGAGTCGGTGCTCACCGAGTTCGGCCACCGGATGCTGGCCAACTGGATGGCCGCCGCCGGCCACCCCGCCCCGGAGCCGCTGGTGGAGGCCCTCACAGCGGAGACGGCCGCCCTCAGCGCCCGAGCCTGACCCACTCCGCACGTCCCACCCCGCGTGAGTCCTCCCGTCCACCCGCGAGTCGCTGCTCCCGCGCCCGCGAGTCGCTGTTCCTCCGCCCGCGAGTCGCTGTTCCTCCGCCCGCGAGTCGCTGTTCCTCCGCCCGCGAGTCGCTGTTCCTCCGCCCGCGAGTCGCTGTTCCTCCGCCCGCGAGTCGCTGTTCCTCCGCCCGTGAGTCGCTGTTTCTGCGCCCGTGAGTCGCGACTTCGTGAGCCGCGGTTCCGCCGACCAACGAGCTGCGGGTCCCGGCCGGTGGCTGACGGCGTATGGGTCACCGGGCGGACGGGAGACCGCCGCCCCCGGGTTGAGCAGAGGCGCTCCGGCGCGAGAACCTCCATGATCGCCGCGGGCCGCACGCCGTCGCCCTCCACGGGGCCGCAAGGTGCGGATCGGACCGATCACCTCGGCGACCCGGTATCCGGACGGTGAAGGAAGCGGCGACTCGCGGGCGCGGGAACAGCGACTCGCGGGCGCGATGGCAGCGACTCGCGGGCGGTGAACGGGGGACTCGCGGGGGGCGGGGCGGCGGGAGTGCTGGTGGGGGTCGTGCGCGCGATACCGTGGCACCAGAGTCCGGTGCGGTGCGCGCCGGAGCCGCCGTCTCACGAGGTCTGCAGATGCCGAAGAGCAAGGTCCGCAAGAAGGCCGTCTACACCCCGCCTCCCGGCGACAAGCGGACGACCACGCCGGTCAAGGTCAAGGGCCCCACGAACCCGATCTACGTCGCCGTCTTCCTCGGGCTGATGGTGCTCGGGCTGGTCTGGCTGGTGGTCAACTACCTGGCTGTGGACTACATCCCGTGGATGGCCGCACTGGGCCCGTTCAACTTCCTCATCGGCTTCTCACTCATCGTAATCGGGCTTCTGATGACGATGAGATGGCGCTGAACAGCGGAAACACATGGATGTAGGTAGTCCCCAGTGTGGACAACTACTGTGGACAGACTACCGTGAGTGATCATGAATCGGCCGTTCGGACGTATAGTCCGGCGGCCGGGCTGGTCATTGTGGGCTGGACCGCCGCGGTCGCCGCGACGGCGTGGTGCGTCCTGTTGACGACCTCCGGCGCCGACCCGGCGGGCCGCCTGCTGGCGGGCTGCGCGGCACTCGGTATCGCCGTCGCCGCTCTGTACGGCACGCGCGCCCGACCGCGCCTGCGCGTCGACGCCGACGGGCTTACCGTCGGCGGGCTGCTGCGCGCGAGGCACCATCCCTGGCCGCTCGTGCAGGGCGTGCGCGTGCTGCGGACGCGCCGGTTCGGCCGGGAGAGCTCGCTGCTGGAGGTCGACACCGTCACCGCCGACGGCGACGAGCGGCTGCTGCTGTTCGGCCGGTTGGACCTCGGCGCCGACCCCGAGGACGTCGCCCCCGAGCTGATGGACCTACGACCCCACTAGCAGCGCGCCCGCGGTGACGACCACCAGCAGGACCACGGTGATCGCGGCCAGACCGCCGACCTGCAGCGGAGCGCGCCGGGCTGGTGGGGCGTACACGATCACCGCGGTGGCCGCGGCGCCGGCGAGCAGGCCGCCGACGTGGGCCTGCCAGGAGATGCCGGGGACGAAGAACCCCAGAGCCAGGTTGACGACGAGGAGCCCGATGACCTGGTTGAGCGGCCTGCGCAGTCGCAGCAGGGCGACGGCGAGACCGCCCATCAGCCCGAACACCGCACCGGACGCACCGGCCACGTACTCGCCGGGCCCGTAGAGCAGCATCACCGCGGCCGCACCGCCGAGCATCCCCAGGAAGTACACCGAGAGGAACCGGCCGCGGCCGAGCAGGGTCTCCATGTCGCGGCCGATCACCCACAGCGCGAACATGTTGAACGCGATGTGCAGCGGGCCGATGTGCAGGAAGCCCGACGTGACCAGCCGCCACCACTCCCCGGCGGCGACCGTGCCGGGCGAGAGCGCCCAGTCGACGAACAGCGCGGAGCGGGTGTTGGACGCGATGCTGCCCGCCTGCACGGCCGTGACCGCGAAGGCGAGCAGGTTGAGCACCACCAGGGTGGGCACGACCAACGGCCGTGCCCCGGGGTCGGCGCCGGCGACGGTGGTGCCGCGGCGCACCTCCCGCTGACCCTGGTGGACGCAGTCGACGCACTGGTACCCCACCGACGCCTCCCGGAGACACTCCGGGCACGCCGGACGCCCGCAACGGGTGCAGGCGAGGCCGGTCGGCCGGTCGGGATGGCGGACGCACACCGCCGGAGCTCCGGTCGGTGGGCCGGCGGGGTACGTCACGGCACGTCGCTCAGGAGATCTCGATCTTCTGGATGACGACGTCGGTCAGCGGCCGGTCGGACCGGTCCGTGCTGGTGGCGCCGATCTTGTCGACGACGGCGCGCGAGTCGGCGTCGGCGACCTCACCGAAGATCGTGTGCTTGCGGTTGAGGTGCGGCGTGGGGCCCACGGTGATGAAGAACTGCGAGCCGTTGGTGCCGGGGCCCGCGTTGGCCATGGCCAGCAGGTACGGGCGGTCGAACTGGAGCTCGGGGTGGAACTCGTCGCCGAACTGGTAGCCGGGGCCGCCGCGGCCGGTGCCGGTCGGGTCGCCGCCCTGCAGCATGAAGCCGCTGATCACGCGGTGGAAGACCGAGCCGTCGTAGAACGGGCCGGAGTCGCCGCCGCTGGCGTTGGGCTGGCTGTAGTTCCCCTCCCCCGTGGCGAGCCCGACGAAGTTCGCGACCGTCTTCGGCGCATGGTCGGGGAAGAGGGTGACGACGATGTCGCCCTCGGAGGTCCGCAGCGTCGCGGTGTTCTTGGCGTTGCCTGGTTCCGTCACGGACCCCATCGTGCCAGCACGTCGGAGAGGAAGGACGTCACGGTGTCCTCGTAGGCGGCCGGGTCGGCGTTCCAGGCCGCCGTGTGCTCCGGTCCGGCGACCTCCACGTAGCGCAGCGGCCACCCCAGCCCGGGCGCCGCGGCGGCGAGCGCGCGGCTCGCGGTGACGGGGACGGACGTGTCGTCGTCGGTGTGGAAGAGCAGAGTCGGCGGGCGGACGGCCGGCGGACGGCGGGCGAGGTCGAAGCGGCCGAAGTCGATCCGGATGCGCCGGCTGGTGATCGCGGCGGCGAGCGGGGTCAGCCCCGGGGGCAGCCGCCGGTTGCGGGCCTGCTGGCGCAGGGTGGCCATCCAGTCGACGAGCGGGGCGTCCCAGACGACCGCGACGACGTCGGGTGCGTCCGCGGACCGGTCCAGGAACGCGCCCGTGATCGCGCCGCCCATCGACCAGCCGTACAACACGATCCGCTGCGCCCCGCGCTCCCGGGCGAACAGCACCGCGGCCTGGACGTCCTCCCACTCGGCGTCACCGAGGTGGTCGCGCCCGTCCGGGCTGGCCGGGGCGTCACCGTCGTTGCGGTAGCTCACGACGAGCACCGACAGGCCGAGCGCGTGCAGCGCCGGGAGCACCCGCAGGGCCTCGCGGCGGGTCCCGCCCCGCCCGTGCACGGCGATCACCCAGGTGTCGCCGGTCGTGTCGCCGTCGGCCGGGGACGCCGGGCCCGGCACCAGCCAGGCGGGGGCCGGGCCGAGCGGTGTGTCCACGTCGACGTCGGAGTAGGCGAAGCCGCGGGCCGCCGGGTCGTCCCACGGGCCGGTGTCGAGGACGGCCGCGGTGCCGACGACGGGCACGTCACCGCCGACCAGCGGACGGAGCACGGTGCCGTCGACGACCTCGGCGACCGGCCCCAGCTGCGCCAGCCCGCCGACCCACCGCAGCCCCCACGTCCCGGGCTGGCGCGTCAGCCGCGACTCCGCGAGCGTCACCGTCGTCGCGGTGACCGCGAGGACGCGCTCCGGGTAGACCATCTGTCGGCGGGTGTCGAGCAGGACGCCGGAGTAGAACCAGCCGATCCCGCCGAGAGCGGAGCCGATCCCGACACCTGCGCCTGCCGCCGCGAGCCTCGCCACCACTGTCCTCGCCACCACTGTCACGGTGTCGATGATGTCCGACACGCCGGTGTTCGCGCGATGCCCACCATAACGAGTGAAAGACGATGACGGACACGTTAAGTGCACAACTGGTTGCAGACCGTTTCGTTATCCGGTCTGACAACCATCGCGTCTGAAGGGACATCCCGCATGAGCAGCCTTGCTCGGCGCAGCCTGCG
It contains:
- a CDS encoding PH domain-containing protein, producing the protein MSDHESAVRTYSPAAGLVIVGWTAAVAATAWCVLLTTSGADPAGRLLAGCAALGIAVAALYGTRARPRLRVDADGLTVGGLLRARHHPWPLVQGVRVLRTRRFGRESSLLEVDTVTADGDERLLLFGRLDLGADPEDVAPELMDLRPH
- the pknB gene encoding Stk1 family PASTA domain-containing Ser/Thr kinase: MTTPRLLSERYELGETLGYGGMSEVHHGLDTRLGRDVAIKVLRADLARDPQFQMRFRREAQNAAALNHPAIVAVYDTGEVQSESGPLPYIVMEYVDGQTLRDIVKTTGPMSQQRVIEVMADVCAALDFSHRHQIIHRDVKPANIMINNAGAVKVMDFGIARALGEGQNVTQTAAVIGTAQYLSPEQARGEAVDARSDVYAAGCVLFELLTGEPPFTGDTPVAVAYQHVREDPRHPSELNPSIPAALDSVALKALSKNPANRYQSAAEMRSDLVRVRSGQAPMAPAVMSEDERTAMLASQTGPTRRVNGGGRHTMPPSAPAYYDDEVSRRNTGRIVGIAAAVAVALALIGFVAYQIFGGPAAPEQFAMPDVVGQEQEAARTALINAGLNPTVQPEESSVEDQGRVVRTDPAAATQVEERRAVTLFVGSGPAVAAVPPLAGLSLADAQTALAARGLTLGEQTPEETADEALIDKIIRSTPAAGADAPGGSAVAVVVGTRPTTIAVPSVSGQSRDQATQTLEAAGFQVGETEVDGGGSSGDVLGTNPAAGTQAAPGSTVTLQLSRGNQATVPNLVGLDRNDALRAIQAAGISLSDVDQRERGVSDSSQDGRVIEQSISEGQPFEDGDELVITIGDAGGGFFGGN
- the crgA gene encoding cell division protein CrgA, with the protein product MPKSKVRKKAVYTPPPGDKRTTTPVKVKGPTNPIYVAVFLGLMVLGLVWLVVNYLAVDYIPWMAALGPFNFLIGFSLIVIGLLMTMRWR
- a CDS encoding peptidylprolyl isomerase produces the protein MGSVTEPGNAKNTATLRTSEGDIVVTLFPDHAPKTVANFVGLATGEGNYSQPNASGGDSGPFYDGSVFHRVISGFMLQGGDPTGTGRGGPGYQFGDEFHPELQFDRPYLLAMANAGPGTNGSQFFITVGPTPHLNRKHTIFGEVADADSRAVVDKIGATSTDRSDRPLTDVVIQKIEIS
- a CDS encoding alpha/beta hydrolase family protein, whose translation is MARTVVARLAAAGAGVGIGSALGGIGWFYSGVLLDTRRQMVYPERVLAVTATTVTLAESRLTRQPGTWGLRWVGGLAQLGPVAEVVDGTVLRPLVGGDVPVVGTAAVLDTGPWDDPAARGFAYSDVDVDTPLGPAPAWLVPGPASPADGDTTGDTWVIAVHGRGGTRREALRVLPALHALGLSVLVVSYRNDGDAPASPDGRDHLGDAEWEDVQAAVLFARERGAQRIVLYGWSMGGAITGAFLDRSADAPDVVAVVWDAPLVDWMATLRQQARNRRLPPGLTPLAAAITSRRIRIDFGRFDLARRPPAVRPPTLLFHTDDDTSVPVTASRALAAAAPGLGWPLRYVEVAGPEHTAAWNADPAAYEDTVTSFLSDVLARWGP
- a CDS encoding aminodeoxychorismate/anthranilate synthase component II, with product MRVLVIDNYDSFVYNLVQYLAQLGAETTVRRNDEVDLDELGDVDGVLVSPGPGVPERAGVSVEAIRHCADRELPLLGVCLGHQAIGLAWGGVVERAPELLHGKTSLVHHEGAGVLAGLPDPFVATRYHSLSIRPDTLPAELEVTGRTESGVIMAVRHRSLPIEGVQFHPESVLTEFGHRMLANWMAAAGHPAPEPLVEALTAETAALSARA
- a CDS encoding rhomboid family intramembrane serine protease, with protein sequence MGYQCVDCVHQGQREVRRGTTVAGADPGARPLVVPTLVVLNLLAFAVTAVQAGSIASNTRSALFVDWALSPGTVAAGEWWRLVTSGFLHIGPLHIAFNMFALWVIGRDMETLLGRGRFLSVYFLGMLGGAAAVMLLYGPGEYVAGASGAVFGLMGGLAVALLRLRRPLNQVIGLLVVNLALGFFVPGISWQAHVGGLLAGAAATAVIVYAPPARRAPLQVGGLAAITVVLLVVVTAGALLVGS